CGAGACGTTCAACATGGTGAGCGTCGATCGAGATACGTCGACGAACGATCAGGTGCTCATGCTCGCGAATGGAATGGCCGAAAACGATCCGATTACGGAGCGTGGTACGCCGGACGCGGTGCATTTCAACGCAGCATTGATCGACGTGTGCAAGGAGCTGGCGCGAGCGATTGCGGGCGATGGTGAAGGTGCACAACACTTGGTGACCGTGACGGTGCGCGGGGCGGAAGACATGGCGACGGCGCGAGCACTCGCGCGGGCGGTCACGGAATCGAACTTGACCAAGGCAGCGTTTTTCGGGACAGACCCGAATTGGGGACGCATTCTGGCGGCGATTGGTGCGCGCGCGTCGGAACAACACATTCGATTCGATCCGGCGCAAACGTCGGTGAGCCTGCAGCATGTTTGCGTCTTCTCCGAAGGCAAACCACGGCAATTCGATGCGGACGCGTTGCGGGCGCTTTTGCGCGGCGAAGAAGTCTTCGTCGAGGTCACGATAGGGACGGGCATTGGGCATGCGACGGCGTGGGGATGCGATTTGTCGTACGACTACGTGCGCATCAATGCCGATTACGCGGCGGTCCTCGTCGATACGCCCGACGGTCCGGTTCGTCGCGACGGACGTTTGGAGAACAAAACGCCCGAGCTCAAGGCGGATACGCTCGTGCAGGCATTGCGTTACATCGAGCGATTCGCGGGAACGCGTGCCGTCATCAAGTATGGTGGTGCGGCGATGGTGCGGCCCGATTTGAAAGATCGGTTCGCCGAAGATGTGCGGCTGCTTCAAGCAGTGGGTTTGTCGCCGATCATCGTGCATGGTGGCGGGCCAGAAATTTCGCGGACGCTCGAACAAATGGGTCAATCGAGTGAATTCGTCGATGGTTTGCGCATCACCGACGCGGCGAGTCTCCGCGTGGTCGAAATGGTCTTGACGGGGCAAATCAACAAAGAGGTCGTGGCGTCGTTGTCGCGCGCCGGAGGAAAAGCCGTCGGTTTGTCCGGGAAAGACGGCGGGCTGATTCAGGCGCGCAAATGGCATGCGCCTTCGGGCAAAGACATGGGGTACGTGGGCGAAGTATCGAGCGTCGACATCGAAGTGGTCGAGCTTCTTTTGGGCAAAGGCTACATTCCCGTCATATCTCCGATTGGTTTGGGCAAAGACGGGCTCACGTACAACATCAACGCGGACACCGTGGCGGCCGAAATTGCCATTGCATGCGGTGCTCGAAAGCTCATCTTCTTGACGGATGTCGCAGGCATTCTTTCAAACGGCCTGCTCATTTCGGAATTGAGCGCCGAAGAGCTGGAGCTGCGCATGAAAGACGGCACCGTGACGGGCGGGATGCTGCCCAAAGCAGCCGCCATTCTGCGTGCGCTGGAGGGCGGAGTGGAAACGGTGCACATCATCGATGGGCGCATTCCGCACAATGTCGTGGCGGAGCTCTTCACGTCTCGAGGCGTCGGGACGATGATTCGTGCGGGTGCGCCGAAAGAAGGCGGCGAGGTCCCGACCTGATGCATGCGAATCCCGCGTTCGACGCCGACGTCGTGATTGTCGGCGGAGGGCCAGCGGGATTGTCCACGGCGCTCTTTTTGACGAACGCCGCGCCGCATTTGCGCGATCGCATTCTCGTTGTCGAACGCGCCACGTATCCGCGTGACAAAATATGCGCGGGGGCCATCGGCGCGCGAGCCGATCGGCTGCTCGCATCGATTGGCGTAACCATCGACGTTCCTCACGTTCCCATTCGAGGTTTGTCCGTGCGAGCCCACGGGAAAACGTTTTGCGTGCGCCGCGATGGTCCGGTCATTGGCCGAGTGGTTCGACGGATCGAATTCGATCACGCATTTGCTGAAGCGGTCAAGGCGCGAGGCGTGAGGATTCGTGATGGCGTCAAAGTGGAAAATGTCGTCGCGGGTGCCGCCTCGGTGCTGCTCACGACGTCGATTGGCGAGATTCGCACACGTGTCGTCGTAGGTGCGGACGGCGTGGGGAGCATCGTTCGTCGCGCGACCGGATTTGCGCGGGGCGTGTTCATGGCGCAGGCCATGGAAGTCGATACGTCATTTGCATCGATGGACGAATCGCGCGACGTTTTGCATTTCGATTTGGAGGATCGAGGTTTGGCTGGGTACGCGTGGGATTTTCCCACGATCGTCCGCGGGGAACCGCTCGTTTGTCGCGGCATGTACGAATTGCGCGGGGAAGGCATTCCTGAAAGGCTCGAAGGCGTGCCGAATGTCGCCGAAAGGCTCGACATGCGAAATGATCGGCTTGGCGTGACTGCGTCGTGTCACGCTGTCCGTCGTTTTGCCGAGCGGGGCGTTTCGTTTTCGCAGCCGCTGGCTCGTCCGCGCGTGCTGCTCGTGGGGGAAGCCGCGGGCATCGATCCGGTGCTCGGCGAAGGCATTGCACAAGCGATTCATTATGGAGCCGTGGCGGGGCCGTACTTGACAGAATGTTTGGCGGCGAATGAATTGTCGTTCGCTACTTGGAACGAGCGTGTACGGAAAACGCGATTGGGGCTCGATTTGGCGGTGCGATCGCGCGCGGCGCGGCACGTGTATGGCCCGGCGAGGCCGCTCGTCGAGCGCTACGTGACGAATTCGGAAGCGATCGTGACGGCGGGCATGCAATGGTTTGCCGGGGAACGCATACCGCGGCGGCGATTGGCAAAGGCGGCCGTGGACTTGGGCCGGGCAGGTCTGGCGTGGGGTTATACGGAGGGATTGGGTTTGCTGCAGGCGCGGGGGCGGTGAGCTTCGAATGTATTAGATGTTGCTCAGCGTGGGCAATTTGAGGAACGCCGTGCCTGTCGAATTGTACAGTGAAAATGGAATAACCGCGGTCTGGTCGCTCCACGAGTGCTTGCGCAGTTGTAAGATGCAGTGAGGACGAAATCTCTTCCCTTTGTCGTGCGCATCGCGTACCCTGCCGCCGCCACCCCGCCCGATTTTCGTTTCAGGAGCGAACCATGGAGCAGCAAGCACCTCGAGAGTGGGTCGTTGACACGCATTGCGTGAGGTTCGAGCCACCGAATTTGTTTGTGCTCAAATGGAAAGGTGCCGTTACGGAAGTGCATGCCGAACGCGTGTTTGCGCACATCGATGCGCTTGAAATACCTCGGTACCTGCTGATTACCGATGTTTCGCAATCGGACATACCAAACTCACAGGCTCGGGCAAAGTTCGCGACAACGTCGTTCCGTGCCGATGCTGTTGCGGCGCTCGTTCCGGGCATGCACAAGCGCGTCGTCATGCAAATGATCATGCGTGCGCTGAACGTGCTCACGAAGCAGCGCCTCAACATCGCTTTTTTTGATGACGAAGCAGCATGCCGCAAATGGCTCGCGGCAGAAAACGAACGCCTCGCCAAGTCGTCCACCTCACCCAACTCCGCCATGTAATCGCGTTCTTCGCAAGAAGAATTTTTTCTTGACTTGCTAGTAAGTAAGTGCTTACTTGCTGGCTCATGGGAGATGCTCGTCGCGCAACCGAGGTTCGTCAAGTCGAGCTGACCGATGCGGCGCTGCACATCATTGCGACGAGAGGCATTACCGCGCTCACCACGCGGAGCCTTGCCGAGCATGTGGGGCTCACGAGCGGCGCCATCTTTCGCCATTTCGCTTCGCTCGATGCGCTTCTCGAAGCGGTGGTCATGCGTGTCGAAGCGGTTCTCGAAGCGACGTACCCGCCCGCTACGCTATCGCCCGTCGAAAAGCTCGATCGGTTCATCGAAGCGCGCACCGCGGCGGTCGGCAATCAAATCGGAATTCTGCGCCTCGTTCTTTCGGAACAATTCCTCCTTGCATTGCCAAAGAGCGGGTCCGAGCGTCTCTCCGCGTGCGTCGAGCGGACTCGGGCCTTCATTGTGCAATGCCTGCGCGACGGGCAGAAAGCCGGCGAGGTGCGCGTGGATCTATCGGCGGAGACGCTCGCGCCCATTGTCATGGGCACGATGCAAATGCTCGCGCTGTCGGCTGCAAACACGCAACAGCGAACGCAGGCTCGGGTCGTGCGCGACACGCTCCACGTACTTCTTCGGCCGACGACGACTTCGACAACCACCAAAACCAGAAAGAGGTCTGCATGAAACGTTTTGCAATCGTTTCCGTTCTCGCCATTGCGGCTTTTGCGCTCATGGGTTGCGCGGCGCATTCACCCGACCATCACGCTGCGCATTCCGCGGAACATCGCTCTGCGCCAACGCTCGCGGGGCCCCCTGCACGCGCGGTGGAATTCCCTGCGCCAGTCGGCAATGGGCAACCGCGTGAAGTGCGCGTGCTCGTCGATGAACCGGCATTGAAACTCGTGTCCATCGTGCTTCGGCAGGGCACGGTGCTACCGGAACACCATTCCGCAGTGCCCGTGACGATTCAAGCCGTACACGGTGCGGGAACGGTCGTTGCGGGCTCGGAGCGATTTCGTATCGACGGTTCGCACGCCGTCGTGCTTGCGCCAAACGTGCCGCATGCCGTGGAGCCCGATGCCGGAACCGATATCGTGCTTTTGGTGCATCACATGGGACGTGCGGCAGAGCATCATCATTGATGAAAACTTGGTGAACCCATGGCTGCACCTGCATGGCTCCGTCGAACCTTTGACATTGCGCGCCGAAGTTTTTGGGGCGTGGTTCTGGTGGGCGTCGTATTCGCCATTGCTTGGTTTCGGCTCCTTTCCCCGGTCAAAGTGGAGCTCGCGCGGGTCGAGCGCGGGACCATCATTCAAGAAGCCTTCGGCCGGGGCACGATTGAAAGCGAGCGTGAAGCGGGCGTTGGATTCGATATGATTGGGCGCCTGAGCGACGTGCTCGTGGACGAAGGCGCTCGCGTCACGCTGGGCCAAGAGATTGCGCGTCTCGAGACCAATCAGGCCGAAGCCGATTTGCGGTCGGCGCAAACGGGTCTCGCTGCGGCGCGTTCGTCCTTGCAGCGAATTGCCGCGGAAGAAGAGCGTGCGCGAACGCTTCTCGCAACCGCCGACCGCGAAGCCGCGCGGACGAA
This window of the Polyangiaceae bacterium genome carries:
- the argJ gene encoding bifunctional glutamate N-acetyltransferase/amino-acid acetyltransferase ArgJ, coding for MKIPNGFTFAGGSAGIKVKRPDLALVLSELPANAAGCFTRSKSRAACVDWNAARLPRKDARVIIANSGNANCLAGDEGVLANERMATAVAQVLGVPTDAVLTCSTGVIGIPLPAAKVEAALPSLLGRLGTDPSAAAEAILTTDTTTKMASREIFLGGDRVRIAAIAKGSGMIHPNMATMLAFIVTDAAIEISVLDAMLRAAVDETFNMVSVDRDTSTNDQVLMLANGMAENDPITERGTPDAVHFNAALIDVCKELARAIAGDGEGAQHLVTVTVRGAEDMATARALARAVTESNLTKAAFFGTDPNWGRILAAIGARASEQHIRFDPAQTSVSLQHVCVFSEGKPRQFDADALRALLRGEEVFVEVTIGTGIGHATAWGCDLSYDYVRINADYAAVLVDTPDGPVRRDGRLENKTPELKADTLVQALRYIERFAGTRAVIKYGGAAMVRPDLKDRFAEDVRLLQAVGLSPIIVHGGGPEISRTLEQMGQSSEFVDGLRITDAASLRVVEMVLTGQINKEVVASLSRAGGKAVGLSGKDGGLIQARKWHAPSGKDMGYVGEVSSVDIEVVELLLGKGYIPVISPIGLGKDGLTYNINADTVAAEIAIACGARKLIFLTDVAGILSNGLLISELSAEELELRMKDGTVTGGMLPKAAAILRALEGGVETVHIIDGRIPHNVVAELFTSRGVGTMIRAGAPKEGGEVPT
- a CDS encoding NAD(P)/FAD-dependent oxidoreductase, coding for MHANPAFDADVVIVGGGPAGLSTALFLTNAAPHLRDRILVVERATYPRDKICAGAIGARADRLLASIGVTIDVPHVPIRGLSVRAHGKTFCVRRDGPVIGRVVRRIEFDHAFAEAVKARGVRIRDGVKVENVVAGAASVLLTTSIGEIRTRVVVGADGVGSIVRRATGFARGVFMAQAMEVDTSFASMDESRDVLHFDLEDRGLAGYAWDFPTIVRGEPLVCRGMYELRGEGIPERLEGVPNVAERLDMRNDRLGVTASCHAVRRFAERGVSFSQPLARPRVLLVGEAAGIDPVLGEGIAQAIHYGAVAGPYLTECLAANELSFATWNERVRKTRLGLDLAVRSRAARHVYGPARPLVERYVTNSEAIVTAGMQWFAGERIPRRRLAKAAVDLGRAGLAWGYTEGLGLLQARGR
- a CDS encoding TetR/AcrR family transcriptional regulator, coding for MGDARRATEVRQVELTDAALHIIATRGITALTTRSLAEHVGLTSGAIFRHFASLDALLEAVVMRVEAVLEATYPPATLSPVEKLDRFIEARTAAVGNQIGILRLVLSEQFLLALPKSGSERLSACVERTRAFIVQCLRDGQKAGEVRVDLSAETLAPIVMGTMQMLALSAANTQQRTQARVVRDTLHVLLRPTTTSTTTKTRKRSA